In Planococcus sp. MB-3u-03, the DNA window GCACAAGCAGGCGTCATCAAGACGCTCAAGCCGAATAAATAGCCCAATTTCTTCAGTCCGTGGAATTTGTGCATGCCTTCTAGATTATTGACCACCGGCCACCAGTAAAGAAGTGCCGACACGAATAACAATGTGCTGACGATGCTGTGGATCAGCATGTCCTGCTTGACGAAATCGAAAACAAGCGGCAAATGGTAAACGGAGAAGAACAAACTGAATAGCAGCAAGGCGATCAATGGTTTAGTGAAGAACATGAACAGAGGGTTGATAATTGGCAACTCGATGAATGCCCGCCAAATATATGAAGGAATCCCCATGATCACAAGAGGGGCAGCCAATAGCAAGAGCAGCGCCATCTGAACCATATGCATCGTCAAGGTGATGTGTCCAAGCAAATCGACCGGCGAGCCTTTCAAGATGTAGATCAAGGCCATCCCTGACACGAAGAGCAAGGCCTGCTTGGTTTGAAGCGGTTCACTATCCGTGAATTTATGTCTCCACTTTGTGGTGACTAGAAAATATAAAAGCGTAATCAGTACGAGAAATCCAAAATACCAGGGGCTCCATAACGCCTCGAAGCCAAAAATGCTGATTGGCATTAGACCGTACCTCCTTTTTTCCTTAAGTACCCTCATTATATAGGTGATGCCTTGCCATATCAATGAACGAATCATGACATTTGCGAGCCGACACAATGCATCCACATAAAAAAACTCCGGACTTTTTACAGTCCGGAGTTTTTTAGTTTACCACCAAACGATGGTGACCATCGTAAGAACGATAGTGAATGCGACAAAGATGCCGCTGAACATGAAGAATGCCATCATGCCATGGCCTTTATTGCTCATGTGCATGAAATTATAAAGCTGAAGCACGACTTGAATTGCAGCCAATAGCAAGATAATCGGCACGATCAAGTAATTCGAAAAATCAGCTGCCACTAAAGTGAACGCGATCAATGTCAAGAAAATCATCATAGCAAATGATGTCAACTGGCCGCGCATCTCGGTAGCACGTTTTTTCTTGATAAATTCAAATTCCGTTCTGGATCTGTGAATATCGTGAGTATCGTGTGCCATATTAACCGATCACTCCCATCAAGTAGACTACAGTGAAGATGAACACCCATACTACGTCAATGAAATGCCAGTAAAGAGCGGCAAGATAGAACTTCGGTGCATTGTACATGTTCAAGCCGCGTTTAGCGTTACGGAGCATTAACGCGATGAACCAGCTAAGCCCGAAGACTACGTGAGCTCCGTGAGTTCCGACTAATACATAGAATGCGGAACTAAAGGCACTATTGGTAAAACCAAAACCGAGATGTACATAGTGATTAAACTCATAAATCTCCAGACCTAGGAACGCAAGCCCCAATAGCACGGTAATTCCGAGCCATGCCTGCATGGCCTTGAAATTATGATTCTTCATATGATACATCGCGTAGACACTAGTCAACGAAGAGGTCAAAAGAATCATCGTCATGGCAAAAACAAGCGGTAGTTCGAACAGACCGGAAGCGGAAAATTCCATTCCGCTTGGGCCTTTATCTTTCAACGCAAGATAAGTTGCGAAGAGAGAGGCGAAGGTGACGGTCTCAGCTGCCAGCAGCAACCAGAAACCAACGAACTTGTTCTTCCCTTCGAGCGTCGCCGTTTCAGGATGATCGGGCCAAGTTTGTGGGGTATATCGTTTATTTAAGTCCACCTTTTTTGCCTCCTTCCAGCGCTCTTGCTTCTCTTTGAATGCGTTCGTTATCCGCAATCAATTCTTCTTTTGTTACATGGAAACCAAGGTCATCTTTCAAAGAACGCACGAGCATTGAACCGAATGTGATCGCAAGACCGCCGATCAATACAGGAAGCGCCCACGCATGCCCATCCATATGGTACATTGCGCCAAATGAAGCAATGAACATGCCAAGTGAGATAACGAAAGGAATGAATGATCCGTTCGGCATGTGGATATCGCCGAGTGGCTCAGCATAGACCATGCCTTCTTTATTGCCTTCCATTTTCTCGATCCAATACGGGTCAAGTCCACGGACAAGCGGTGTTTGTGCAAAGTTATAGAATGGCGGTGGTGACGGGATTGCCCATTCAAGCGTACGTCCGTCGCCCCATGGGTCGTTACCGACGCGCTCGCCTTTAACAACTGTCATCACAACGTTGACGAGGAGGATGAGTACCCCGATCGCCATAAGCAAGGCACCAGCCGAGCTGATTGCGTTGAATAGATCCCAGCCTTGATCTGCTCCGAACGTGTAAACACGGCGAGGCATACCCATAAGGCCGAGGAAATGCTGGATAAAGAATGTCAAATGGAATCCGATGAAGAAGAACCAGAATGTCCATTTCCCAAGTTTTTCGCTCAACATCGTACCGAACATTTTCGGCCAGTACAAATGCGTACCTGCCAAAATTGCGAGCACAACACCACCAACGATTACGTAGTGGAAGTGGGCGACGATAAAGTAAGAATCGTGCAGCTGGTAATCAAGCGGCGCAATTGCCTGCATAACGCCCGTTACCCCACCGGCTACGAATGACGGGATAAACGCAACTGCGTAGATCATCGGCACTGTGAAGGAAATGTTTCCTCCCCAGATCGTAAGTAGCCAGTTAAAGATTTTGATCCCTGTCGGAACTGCGATGATCATCGTTGCAAGGGCGAAGACCGCGTTAGCCGTCGGTCCAAGACCAACTGTAAACATGTGGTGAGCCCAAACCATGAATCCGTAGAAACCGATAAGGATTGTCGCAAAGACCAATGCCGTGTAACCGAATAGGCGTTTGCGGGAGAAAATCGCAAAGATTTCAGAGAAAATACCAAATGCTGGCAAAATCAAGATGTAAACTTCCGGGTGACCGAAGATCCAGAAGAAGTGCTCCCAGATAATGGTGTTACCGCCCATCGTTACGTCAAAGAAATTAGCCCCGAACAAACGGTCGAATACCATAAAGAAGATACCGACAGTCAGTGGAGGGAATGCCAAGAGAATCAACGCGGACGCTACGAAAGTCGTCCAAGTGAAAAGCGGCATTCTCATATACGTCATACCCGGAGCACGCATATTGATGATCGTAACAAGGAAGTTAATCCCCGCGATCAAGGTACCGAAACCGGATATCGTCAAACCAAGCGAGTAGAAATCGATTCCGTGGCCTTCAGAGGCAAGTGCCAAAGAAGCATAGTTTGTCCATCCTGCATCCGGTGCTCCGCCCAAGAACCATGAAAGGTTAAGGAATACGCCACCGAAGAAGAATAGCCAGAACCCAAGTGAGTTCAGGAAAGGAAACGCCACATCACGCGCACCGATTTGCAAAGGTGAGACGGCGTTCATGAATGCCAAGAGAATCGGCATCGCCGCAAGGAAGATCATGGTCGTTCCGTGCATCGTTAAAACTTCGTTATACGTTCCGGCGCTGAGGAAATCGTTTCCGGCTTTCATAAGTTGAATCCGGATCATCATCGCTTCTACGCCGCCGACTAGGAAGAAGAATCCGCCGGAGATCAAGTAGAGGATCGCGATTTTCTTATGGTCTACTGTTGTTAAGTAGTCCCATATTGTAGCGCCGAAACCCTTTTTCTGAGAGTTAGAACTCACAATAGTTTACCTCCTTTTTTAACTTTTACTCTTCAACTTTCAAGCTCATCAAGTATGCAGCAAGTGCATCAAGCTCTTGATCAGAGAATGGCTCTCCATTGTTGATCTCTTCTGGATTAGGCATCAAGTTGCCCGGCTTATACTGCTGAGGGTCAGCAATCCAGTTTTTCAATGTTTCTTCGTCATGTTCCATGAAGCCCGCGATTGTGGTGCGGTCACCGAAAGTTGTTAAGTTTGGTCCAACTCCAGGAGCCGCTCCTGCTGCGTTAGTTGCGTGGCAGGCGATACAGCTTTGCTCAAAGATTTCCTGTCCTTCTTGAGCAACAGTTTCTGAAGGCGCAGCTTGTTCTTCCTGCATTGCAGCTACCCATGCATCAAAGTCTTCGCGATTAAGCGTTTTGACTTTGAAATCCATCAAAGCGTGGGAAGGGCCGCAAAGCTCGGCACATTTACCGAAGTAAACGCCTTCTTCAAGTTCTGAAGATTCTTTATCGAATTCCAAATAGAAGGTGTTGACGTTTTCAGGGTTGACGTCGAGTTTACCGCCAACAGAAGGAATCCAGAACGAGTGCTTAACGTCTGCAGCAATCAAATTGAAGTAGACGCGTTCGCCAGTCGGGACGACCAGTTCCTGTGCAGTGATGATTTCCTGTTCAGGATACTCGAATTCCCACCAGTAAAGTTTCCCGGTTACATTGACCGTCAAGTTTTCGGCCACGCCGTCTTCATCCTGTGCGTCCATCGCCGTGACATCAGCCAGGTCGAATGTTGAGTAGACCGTCGGAACAGCGAGGATCAAAAGCAGGACGATTGGAATTGCTGTC includes these proteins:
- the ctaG gene encoding cytochrome c oxidase assembly factor CtaG, encoding MPISIFGFEALWSPWYFGFLVLITLLYFLVTTKWRHKFTDSEPLQTKQALLFVSGMALIYILKGSPVDLLGHITLTMHMVQMALLLLLAAPLVIMGIPSYIWRAFIELPIINPLFMFFTKPLIALLLFSLFFSVYHLPLVFDFVKQDMLIHSIVSTLLFVSALLYWWPVVNNLEGMHKFHGLKKLGYLFGLSVLMTPACALIIFSTTPFYATYSDGEAWMQAMALCVPAGTLAQLNLSGPELFTNMSLIEDQRTGGITMKIIQELVFTVFIWLVFHEWLKNETANADEITAKVLQDRKDMAYYRHNGQ
- the ctaF gene encoding cytochrome c oxidase subunit IVB, which translates into the protein MAHDTHDIHRSRTEFEFIKKKRATEMRGQLTSFAMMIFLTLIAFTLVAADFSNYLIVPIILLLAAIQVVLQLYNFMHMSNKGHGMMAFFMFSGIFVAFTIVLTMVTIVWW
- a CDS encoding cytochrome (ubi)quinol oxidase subunit III translates to MDLNKRYTPQTWPDHPETATLEGKNKFVGFWLLLAAETVTFASLFATYLALKDKGPSGMEFSASGLFELPLVFAMTMILLTSSLTSVYAMYHMKNHNFKAMQAWLGITVLLGLAFLGLEIYEFNHYVHLGFGFTNSAFSSAFYVLVGTHGAHVVFGLSWFIALMLRNAKRGLNMYNAPKFYLAALYWHFIDVVWVFIFTVVYLMGVIG
- the coxB gene encoding cytochrome c oxidase subunit II, whose product is MMKGPKKWRLFALMTALLVFLSGCGREEISTLIPAGKVAQDQFNLLILSSIVMLFVIVVVTIIYVLAIVKFRRSKVGEDMIPEQVEGSARLEFIWTAIPIVLLLILAVPTVYSTFDLADVTAMDAQDEDGVAENLTVNVTGKLYWWEFEYPEQEIITAQELVVPTGERVYFNLIAADVKHSFWIPSVGGKLDVNPENVNTFYLEFDKESSELEEGVYFGKCAELCGPSHALMDFKVKTLNREDFDAWVAAMQEEQAAPSETVAQEGQEIFEQSCIACHATNAAGAAPGVGPNLTTFGDRTTIAGFMEHDEETLKNWIADPQQYKPGNLMPNPEEINNGEPFSDQELDALAAYLMSLKVEE
- a CDS encoding cytochrome c oxidase subunit I translates to MSSNSQKKGFGATIWDYLTTVDHKKIAILYLISGGFFFLVGGVEAMMIRIQLMKAGNDFLSAGTYNEVLTMHGTTMIFLAAMPILLAFMNAVSPLQIGARDVAFPFLNSLGFWLFFFGGVFLNLSWFLGGAPDAGWTNYASLALASEGHGIDFYSLGLTISGFGTLIAGINFLVTIINMRAPGMTYMRMPLFTWTTFVASALILLAFPPLTVGIFFMVFDRLFGANFFDVTMGGNTIIWEHFFWIFGHPEVYILILPAFGIFSEIFAIFSRKRLFGYTALVFATILIGFYGFMVWAHHMFTVGLGPTANAVFALATMIIAVPTGIKIFNWLLTIWGGNISFTVPMIYAVAFIPSFVAGGVTGVMQAIAPLDYQLHDSYFIVAHFHYVIVGGVVLAILAGTHLYWPKMFGTMLSEKLGKWTFWFFFIGFHLTFFIQHFLGLMGMPRRVYTFGADQGWDLFNAISSAGALLMAIGVLILLVNVVMTVVKGERVGNDPWGDGRTLEWAIPSPPPFYNFAQTPLVRGLDPYWIEKMEGNKEGMVYAEPLGDIHMPNGSFIPFVISLGMFIASFGAMYHMDGHAWALPVLIGGLAITFGSMLVRSLKDDLGFHVTKEELIADNERIQREARALEGGKKGGLK